A genomic segment from Paramixta manurensis encodes:
- a CDS encoding efflux RND transporter permease subunit, which yields MIANIIRSALHNRLLVLLAAAFMAIWGVWALQKAPLDALPDLSDVQVIIRVSYPGKAPQLVEDQITWPLTSTMLSVPGAKTVRGYSMFGDAYVYVLFDDGVDLYWARSRVLEYLSQIQASLPTGAKASLGPDATGVGWVYEYALVDNSGHYSLADLRALQDWTLKYELKTVPGVAEVASIGGMVRQYQVVVDPDRMRALNITHQQIVGALQAANQEGGGSVLEMGEAEYMVRTRGYLHRLQDFDNVVVANRQGIPVLLSDVATVRLGPEIRRGVAELNGEGEVAGGVVIMRSGSNALDTINGVKTKLHQLAQTLPPGVKIVPVYDRSQLINHAIDNLTHKLAEELVVVAIICALFLFHLRSALVAIVTLPLGILGAFVVMHYQGISANLMSLGGIAIAIGAMVDAAIVMIENMHKALEQWRHQHPDRQPNATDYWQVTQQSAIEVGPALFCSLLIITLSFIPVFSLEAQEGRLFSPLAFTKTWAMAVSAGLGITLVPVLMGYFIRGKIPDERRNPLNRWAIALYQPLLEKVLNWPKTTLAVAFALLVATLYPLSQLGSEFMPPLDEGDLLYMPSTLPGISAREAARLLQQTNRLIKSVPEVASVFGKAGRAESATDTAPLTMLETTIHFKPRAMWRPGMTREKLIRELDSVVSVPGIANVWVPPIRNRLDMLSTGIKSPVGIKVNGNDIQQIERVAEQIEQVVRKVPGVTSALAERLSGGRYIDIAIDRRRAARYGVNVEELQTLVSTLVGGDNVGEIIDGRQRFPINLRYPREIRDSLQKIAALPVVTASGAQLTLAQLAEVTVTEGPPMLKSENGRLSAWIYVDLRDRDLKSAVDDMQRAVAQQVTLPAGVSLTWSGQFEYLQRASAKLAVVLPVTLTIIFVLLYLTFHRVRDALLIMGTLPFSLIGGIWLLYALGYNLSVAGAVGFIALSGVAAEFGVIMVLYLNQALRRRGTINSDSELRLAIHEGAVLRVRPKIMTVAIIMAGLLPIMWGDGAGSEVMRRIAAPMIGGMITAPLLSMLVIPALYLLLHGRKRA from the coding sequence GTGATAGCCAACATTATTCGGAGTGCATTACACAACCGCTTGCTGGTTCTGCTGGCCGCTGCGTTTATGGCGATATGGGGCGTGTGGGCATTACAAAAAGCGCCGCTGGATGCGTTGCCAGATCTCTCTGATGTGCAGGTTATTATTCGGGTGAGTTATCCGGGTAAAGCGCCGCAACTGGTGGAAGATCAAATTACCTGGCCGCTGACCAGCACCATGCTCTCGGTGCCTGGCGCTAAAACGGTACGCGGCTATTCAATGTTTGGCGATGCCTACGTCTATGTACTGTTTGACGACGGCGTCGATCTCTATTGGGCGCGTTCGCGCGTACTGGAGTATTTAAGCCAGATTCAAGCCAGTCTGCCTACCGGCGCTAAAGCTTCACTCGGGCCGGACGCCACCGGAGTGGGATGGGTGTATGAATATGCGCTGGTAGATAACAGCGGGCACTACAGCCTCGCGGATTTGCGCGCGCTGCAGGATTGGACGCTGAAATATGAATTAAAAACGGTGCCTGGGGTGGCTGAAGTTGCCAGTATTGGCGGGATGGTTCGGCAATATCAGGTGGTGGTCGATCCCGACCGGATGCGGGCGCTTAACATCACGCATCAGCAAATTGTCGGCGCGTTGCAGGCCGCCAATCAGGAAGGCGGCGGCAGCGTACTCGAAATGGGTGAAGCCGAGTATATGGTACGCACGCGCGGCTATTTGCACCGTTTACAGGATTTCGACAACGTCGTGGTCGCCAACCGGCAAGGGATCCCGGTGCTGCTTTCGGATGTGGCTACGGTGCGGCTTGGGCCGGAGATCCGCCGTGGCGTGGCGGAACTGAATGGGGAAGGTGAGGTTGCCGGCGGCGTGGTGATTATGCGTTCCGGCAGCAACGCGCTCGACACCATCAATGGTGTGAAGACTAAATTACACCAATTGGCGCAGACGTTACCGCCTGGCGTGAAGATTGTGCCGGTCTATGACCGCTCGCAACTGATTAACCATGCGATTGATAATCTGACCCATAAGCTGGCGGAAGAGTTGGTGGTGGTGGCGATTATCTGCGCGCTGTTTCTCTTCCACCTCCGTTCAGCGCTGGTGGCGATAGTGACACTGCCGCTTGGTATCCTCGGCGCCTTTGTGGTGATGCACTATCAAGGTATCAGCGCCAACCTGATGTCGCTCGGCGGCATTGCCATTGCGATCGGCGCGATGGTCGATGCGGCGATTGTGATGATTGAAAATATGCACAAAGCGCTGGAGCAGTGGCGGCACCAGCATCCTGACCGTCAACCGAACGCGACGGATTACTGGCAGGTGACGCAACAATCAGCCATTGAGGTTGGCCCGGCGCTGTTTTGTAGCTTGCTGATCATCACACTCTCCTTTATTCCGGTGTTTTCACTGGAGGCGCAGGAAGGGCGGCTATTTTCGCCGCTGGCATTTACCAAAACGTGGGCGATGGCGGTTTCGGCCGGGTTGGGGATTACGCTGGTGCCGGTGTTAATGGGCTATTTCATTCGCGGCAAGATCCCCGATGAACGGCGTAATCCACTCAATCGCTGGGCGATCGCGCTCTATCAACCGTTGCTGGAAAAGGTGCTGAACTGGCCGAAAACCACGTTGGCGGTGGCATTCGCGCTGTTGGTGGCAACCCTTTATCCGCTGAGCCAACTGGGCAGTGAATTTATGCCGCCGCTTGATGAAGGCGATTTGTTGTATATGCCGTCCACCTTGCCGGGGATTTCGGCGCGTGAAGCCGCACGGTTATTGCAGCAAACCAACCGGTTGATTAAAAGCGTCCCTGAAGTCGCATCGGTATTTGGCAAAGCCGGACGTGCCGAGAGCGCGACCGATACTGCGCCGCTGACGATGCTGGAAACCACTATCCATTTTAAACCTCGTGCCATGTGGCGGCCTGGTATGACGCGGGAAAAACTGATTCGCGAACTGGATAGCGTCGTGTCGGTACCTGGGATTGCCAATGTATGGGTACCGCCGATTCGTAACCGGCTGGATATGCTCTCTACCGGGATTAAAAGCCCGGTTGGGATTAAGGTGAACGGTAATGATATTCAGCAAATCGAACGGGTAGCAGAGCAAATTGAGCAGGTGGTGCGCAAAGTCCCCGGTGTTACGTCGGCGCTGGCGGAGCGCCTGTCCGGCGGGCGCTATATCGATATTGCTATCGACCGGCGGCGCGCGGCGCGTTATGGCGTGAACGTTGAGGAGTTGCAGACGCTGGTGTCGACGTTGGTGGGCGGCGATAACGTCGGGGAGATCATTGATGGTCGTCAGCGTTTCCCGATCAATCTGCGCTATCCGCGTGAGATACGTGATTCACTGCAAAAGATCGCTGCATTGCCGGTGGTGACCGCCTCTGGCGCACAGCTAACCTTAGCGCAGTTGGCGGAGGTGACGGTTACCGAGGGGCCGCCGATGTTAAAAAGTGAGAACGGGCGTTTATCCGCCTGGATTTACGTTGACCTGCGCGATCGTGATTTAAAATCGGCGGTGGATGACATGCAACGCGCGGTGGCGCAGCAGGTGACGTTGCCGGCAGGCGTCTCGCTCACCTGGTCCGGGCAGTTTGAATACCTGCAACGCGCCAGCGCGAAGCTGGCCGTGGTTCTGCCGGTGACGCTAACCATCATTTTCGTGTTGTTGTATCTCACTTTCCATCGGGTGCGTGATGCATTACTGATTATGGGCACCTTACCCTTTTCATTAATCGGCGGGATCTGGCTGCTGTATGCGTTGGGCTATAACCTCTCGGTTGCCGGGGCGGTAGGGTTTATTGCCTTATCCGGCGTAGCGGCGGAGTTTGGCGTGATTATGGTGTTGTACCTTAATCAGGCATTACGGCGGCGTGGAACCATCAATTCTGATAGCGAACTGCGTCTGGCGATTCATGAAGGAGCGGTGCTGCGTGTCCGGCCAAAAATTATGACGGTGGCGATTATTATGGCGGGGCTGTTGCCAATTATGTGGGGCGATGGCGCAGGCTCGGAAGTGATGCGGCGTATTGCCGCTCCGATGATCGGCGGTATGATCACCGCGCCACTGCTCTCTATGCTGGTGATCCCGGCGCTTTATCTGTTGTTACACGGTCGGAAGAGGGCGTAA